One Gemmatimonadota bacterium genomic region harbors:
- a CDS encoding beta-lactamase family protein: MLPHIRGRLRLLLIAGLACTSTLSAQALRDDRVRISIDSMMRDLVARDRFQGAVVVGRGDRVVYRGGFGFADRAASIPFTPDTPTDAASIAKTFTAAGLLELAQEGRLRLDDHVTRWLPAFPYANVRLRHLLVHAVGLPDYSYFDSLTSPGEPRSNEAHLALLARTRPPLPFRVGHGFSYDNLAYDLAASVIERASGQSYADFMAARFFRPLQLTAFLRPARFSAWNGTRTRGYQRTKDGVRDHDAYDLEGFYGADNIYLSANDLHRWVSGYRRLLRPQAFRAALAPGRLDDGRRTGITPGSWYAARDGRQRYYSGHHNGFFSIAYIDEATGTSLAWVANDAPPFWLQVGLTRALLALVDGRQPEPLVPRDHRAYAGDPSGSYQVPGIGAVSIHQQGEAMVVTAAGVKYDAFLVEPGLHYVPGLDAALRFTGSGRHTVLQWDTQLGGVRARLANPRRRPPAPAAPRRPRGPPATESHAIGLEPWSAGSPLKGAFTLVQGK; the protein is encoded by the coding sequence ATGCTTCCGCACATCCGCGGCCGGCTTCGGCTGCTCCTGATCGCCGGACTCGCCTGCACCTCGACGCTGTCGGCGCAGGCGCTCCGCGACGACCGCGTACGAATCTCCATCGATTCGATGATGCGGGACCTGGTGGCGCGCGATCGCTTCCAGGGTGCGGTCGTGGTCGGACGCGGGGACCGAGTGGTCTATCGCGGTGGATTTGGCTTCGCCGATCGCGCCGCCAGCATCCCGTTCACCCCGGACACTCCCACGGACGCCGCCTCGATCGCCAAGACCTTTACCGCGGCCGGGCTGCTTGAGCTCGCGCAGGAGGGACGGCTCCGGCTCGACGACCATGTCACGCGGTGGCTGCCCGCCTTTCCCTACGCCAATGTCCGGCTCCGCCACCTGCTCGTCCACGCCGTCGGACTCCCCGACTACTCGTACTTCGACTCGCTGACCTCGCCCGGCGAACCCCGGAGCAACGAGGCACACCTGGCACTCCTCGCGCGCACTCGTCCCCCGCTGCCGTTTCGCGTCGGGCACGGCTTTTCCTACGACAACCTGGCCTACGACCTGGCCGCGAGTGTGATCGAACGTGCGTCGGGGCAGTCCTACGCGGACTTCATGGCCGCTCGCTTCTTTCGACCGCTGCAGCTCACCGCCTTCCTGCGCCCGGCGCGGTTCAGCGCGTGGAACGGCACGCGGACGCGCGGCTACCAGCGCACGAAGGACGGCGTCAGGGACCACGACGCCTACGATCTCGAGGGCTTCTACGGCGCGGACAACATCTACCTGTCGGCCAACGACCTGCACCGGTGGGTCTCGGGGTATCGCCGGCTGCTCCGCCCGCAAGCCTTCCGTGCGGCGCTCGCACCGGGCCGCCTGGACGATGGCCGCCGTACCGGCATCACCCCCGGCAGCTGGTATGCCGCACGCGACGGGCGCCAACGCTACTACTCAGGCCACCACAACGGCTTCTTCAGCATCGCCTATATCGATGAAGCAACCGGCACCAGCCTGGCCTGGGTGGCCAATGATGCCCCCCCATTCTGGCTGCAGGTGGGACTGACCCGGGCGCTGCTCGCCCTCGTGGACGGCCGTCAGCCCGAGCCGTTGGTGCCTCGCGACCACAGGGCCTACGCAGGCGACCCCAGCGGGAGTTACCAGGTGCCCGGCATCGGCGCGGTTTCCATCCACCAGCAGGGAGAGGCGATGGTGGTGACCGCCGCCGGTGTCAAATACGACGCCTTTCTCGTCGAACCCGGGCTGCACTACGTGCCTGGCCTGGACGCCGCCCTGCGGTTTACTGGGTCAGGCAGACACACAGTGCTCCAGTGGGACACCCAGTTGGGCGGCGTGAGAGCCCGGCTCGCCAATCCGCGACGCCGTCCCCCCGCCCCGGCCGCACCACGGCGCCCGCGTGGCCCTCCCGCGACCGAGTCCCACGCCATCGGCCTCGAACCGTGGTCCGCCGGGTCACCACTCAAGGGCGCCTTCACCCTGGTCCAAGGTAAGTAG
- a CDS encoding DUF4440 domain-containing protein has translation MPISARLAAFSLVCCVGCSSAPAVMTAAHEAALRDSVRTFLQQHQVFMSGYPAGPQAQELGLKIYSEDVFYGGSVGSPEPVLASGRKEILFGARPDWLGGFNWTPDSVVIRPLAPGVASVTETYREQWSDTAGRSVTIRGLMMMVVKNSSDGWRITHFQASNPAEQETTLFNFAKRYLPVPGK, from the coding sequence ATGCCCATCTCTGCTCGCCTCGCCGCCTTTTCGCTTGTCTGCTGCGTCGGATGTTCGAGTGCGCCTGCGGTCATGACCGCCGCACACGAAGCCGCACTGCGCGACAGCGTGCGCACCTTCCTGCAGCAGCACCAGGTCTTCATGAGCGGGTATCCCGCGGGACCGCAGGCCCAGGAACTCGGCCTCAAGATCTACTCCGAGGATGTCTTTTACGGGGGCTCGGTTGGGTCCCCCGAACCCGTCCTGGCTTCCGGTCGCAAGGAAATCCTGTTCGGCGCGCGGCCCGACTGGCTCGGCGGCTTCAACTGGACGCCGGACTCGGTGGTCATTCGACCGCTGGCGCCGGGGGTTGCCAGCGTCACAGAGACATATAGAGAACAGTGGAGCGACACTGCCGGTCGTAGCGTCACCATTCGCGGACTCATGATGATGGTGGTCAAGAACAGCTCGGACGGCTGGCGCATCACCCACTTCCAGGCGTCGAACCCCGCCGAGCAGGAGACCACCCTGTTCAATTTCGCCAAGCGGTATCTCCCGGTCCCGGGGAAGTAG
- a CDS encoding nuclear transport factor 2 family protein gives MRLPLITCLFLAPLLLQAQAPADRDGVRRAAMDYLEGFYEGDSTKHLRSIRPEVYKYGFYKPAADKPYQGNQMTWAGFMDFTRNVRTRKNFAPATAPKEVAILEVQDQTAAAKVTAWWGTDYLLLGKFDDRWMVTHVLWQSPPPRP, from the coding sequence GTGCGTCTCCCCCTCATCACCTGCTTGTTCCTCGCCCCCCTCCTGCTCCAGGCCCAGGCACCCGCAGATCGCGATGGCGTGCGTCGGGCCGCGATGGACTACCTCGAGGGGTTCTATGAAGGAGACAGCACCAAGCACCTCCGCAGCATCCGTCCCGAGGTCTACAAGTACGGCTTCTACAAGCCTGCGGCCGACAAGCCGTACCAGGGCAACCAAATGACCTGGGCCGGCTTCATGGACTTCACGCGGAACGTGCGGACCCGCAAGAATTTCGCGCCGGCGACGGCTCCGAAGGAGGTGGCGATCCTCGAGGTACAGGACCAGACCGCGGCGGCAAAGGTGACCGCCTGGTGGGGGACGGACTACCTGCTCCTGGGAAAGTTCGACGATCGCTGGATGGTCACCCACGTGCTCTGGCAGTCACCGCCGCCGCGCCCGTGA
- a CDS encoding GMC family oxidoreductase, which yields MAESRAYDIVIVGSGAGGGTVAQALAPMVAQGLKVLVLEQGPQLDDHEFTGREAEMAPALYAEGGGFLTADGTMTLAMGQAYGGSTVVYTGTSLVAPDRVIRSWCVPGLEHADLERRCERFMAANHVHYLPRVLLNENNKRFFTGAHRCGYKPEQFPVNVRGCKGSSLCNLGCPNGAKMGTHRVQLPDAERQGVEVVTRAEVLQVEERALRVRVHPRPDGAKGRPSPWAAGEYHVTARLVVSCGGSIGTSALLLRSPLTRGIPGLGEGFTCHPALILVGEHEHPITNDVGHPKSYFVDRAVAEGFVLETCMYFPFVTAKNLTSFGPEHSTFMQAFPRLQMILVLACDKAVKGNRITVDKTGKAVVHYSFTPAVRRSLVAATRASTRIFFAAGAQRVHSPLSDPTLIERADAYRMDDLIREEYFLPGRVSIAAAHLMGGCGMGTGARAVTDSRGRLRNFPWLRVADASLFPDSLEINPYLTIMALADRVAEGIREEWGALA from the coding sequence GTGGCAGAGTCGCGCGCGTACGACATCGTGATTGTGGGCTCCGGAGCGGGCGGCGGGACCGTCGCGCAGGCGCTTGCCCCGATGGTGGCCCAGGGACTCAAGGTCCTCGTGCTCGAGCAGGGGCCGCAGCTGGATGACCACGAGTTCACCGGCCGCGAGGCGGAGATGGCTCCCGCGCTCTACGCGGAGGGTGGGGGCTTCCTGACGGCCGACGGCACGATGACCCTCGCCATGGGCCAGGCCTACGGCGGATCGACCGTGGTCTACACGGGAACGTCCCTCGTCGCACCGGATCGCGTCATCCGGTCGTGGTGTGTGCCGGGACTCGAACATGCCGACCTCGAGCGGCGGTGCGAGCGCTTCATGGCGGCCAACCATGTGCACTACCTGCCGCGGGTGCTGCTGAACGAGAACAACAAGCGCTTCTTCACCGGGGCCCACCGCTGTGGCTACAAGCCCGAGCAGTTCCCGGTGAACGTGCGCGGCTGCAAGGGGTCCTCGTTATGCAACCTCGGGTGCCCGAATGGCGCCAAGATGGGAACCCACCGGGTCCAGCTTCCCGATGCTGAGCGTCAGGGGGTGGAGGTCGTGACCCGCGCGGAGGTGCTGCAGGTCGAGGAGCGCGCCCTGCGGGTCCGGGTGCACCCGCGCCCGGACGGCGCCAAGGGTCGTCCCTCACCCTGGGCGGCTGGTGAGTATCACGTGACGGCACGGCTGGTGGTGAGCTGCGGCGGCTCGATCGGGACGAGTGCGCTGCTCCTCCGCTCGCCGCTCACCCGCGGCATTCCGGGACTCGGGGAAGGATTCACCTGCCATCCGGCCCTGATCCTCGTGGGCGAGCACGAGCACCCCATCACCAATGACGTCGGGCACCCGAAGAGCTACTTCGTCGACCGCGCCGTGGCCGAGGGGTTCGTGCTCGAGACGTGCATGTACTTCCCGTTCGTGACGGCGAAGAACCTCACCAGCTTCGGCCCCGAACACAGCACGTTCATGCAGGCGTTTCCGCGGTTGCAGATGATCCTCGTGCTCGCGTGCGACAAGGCGGTGAAGGGCAACCGGATCACGGTCGACAAAACAGGGAAGGCCGTGGTGCACTACAGCTTTACGCCCGCTGTGCGGCGGTCGCTGGTGGCGGCCACGCGCGCGTCCACGCGGATCTTCTTTGCGGCCGGCGCCCAGCGCGTGCATTCCCCGCTCTCCGACCCCACGCTCATCGAGCGGGCCGACGCGTACCGCATGGACGACCTGATCCGGGAGGAGTATTTCCTGCCAGGGCGCGTCTCGATTGCCGCGGCCCACCTCATGGGAGGCTGCGGCATGGGCACCGGCGCTCGCGCGGTGACCGACTCCCGGGGGCGTCTGCGCAATTTCCCGTGGCTGCGGGTCGCCGACGCGTCCCTGTTCCCGGATTCACTCGAGATCAATCCGTACCTGACGATCATGGCCCTGGCCGATCGCGTGGCCGAGGGGATCCGGGAGGAGTGGGGCGCGCTCGCCTAG
- a CDS encoding amidohydrolase family protein, with product MLSALLFSIPLQLTVIRDVTVIDGPTSAARAHHDVVVRDGRIERVEPTQRNAPRGARVIDGRGKYLLPGFIDTHAHVAIGPVTYRVDVGGPQMSFRYDHEASRHTLATLLAFGVTTVRNPGGPIEHAVALRDSLERGQVPGPRVRTAGEAIDVFASPGMGRAATTPEAMREEVRRQAAFGVDYIKLYGGLSLPLVTAGIDEAHARGVKAITHTVFTTWTDAANAGIDGIVHVVPGSHMLIDSTRRVDYIKTFKGTQFMATWFRYADTSSTEIRTMIDALVRNGTWLDLTLVTFDRMFRGNSAAVRESPDLRFASPVMRENWQTFDLALGWSPQDYIDAVAVWPRVEAFVRALFRAGVRLTVGTDANNPWTVPGISFHDELELLVKAGIPASDVLRMSTLDGAKSLGLEAEIGTVEPGKRADLVLLEADPRVDIRNTRRLAVIVQRGEIRRAADPRSR from the coding sequence ATGCTCAGCGCGCTCCTGTTCAGCATTCCCCTGCAGCTCACCGTGATCCGGGATGTCACGGTGATCGATGGCCCCACATCGGCCGCTCGTGCACACCACGATGTCGTTGTACGCGATGGGCGCATTGAGCGCGTCGAGCCTACGCAACGGAATGCGCCACGCGGGGCCCGGGTCATCGACGGACGCGGCAAGTACCTGCTTCCCGGGTTCATCGATACCCACGCCCACGTGGCGATCGGTCCCGTGACGTATCGCGTCGACGTCGGGGGTCCGCAGATGAGTTTTCGGTATGACCACGAGGCGTCGCGCCACACGCTCGCCACGCTGCTCGCCTTTGGGGTGACCACCGTCCGGAATCCGGGTGGTCCCATTGAGCACGCCGTGGCCCTGCGCGACTCCCTGGAGCGGGGACAGGTCCCCGGTCCACGCGTGCGCACCGCAGGTGAGGCGATCGATGTCTTCGCGAGCCCGGGGATGGGTCGCGCGGCGACCACCCCGGAGGCGATGCGCGAGGAAGTACGGCGCCAGGCCGCCTTCGGGGTCGACTACATCAAGCTGTACGGCGGATTGAGCCTTCCCCTGGTCACAGCCGGCATCGACGAGGCCCATGCGCGTGGCGTGAAGGCCATCACCCACACGGTCTTCACGACGTGGACCGACGCGGCGAACGCCGGCATCGATGGCATCGTCCACGTGGTGCCGGGCTCCCATATGCTGATCGACAGCACGCGACGCGTGGACTACATCAAGACGTTCAAGGGAACGCAGTTCATGGCGACCTGGTTCCGCTATGCCGACACGAGCAGCACGGAGATCCGCACGATGATCGACGCGCTGGTCCGGAACGGCACCTGGTTGGATCTGACGCTGGTCACCTTCGACCGCATGTTCCGCGGCAACAGCGCGGCGGTGCGCGAGAGCCCCGACCTGAGGTTTGCGTCGCCCGTCATGCGCGAAAACTGGCAGACCTTTGACCTGGCCCTGGGCTGGAGTCCCCAGGATTACATAGATGCCGTCGCGGTGTGGCCCCGGGTGGAGGCCTTTGTGCGCGCCCTGTTTCGGGCGGGGGTGCGATTGACCGTCGGGACGGACGCCAACAACCCGTGGACCGTGCCCGGGATATCGTTCCATGATGAACTTGAACTGCTCGTGAAAGCCGGCATCCCCGCATCCGACGTACTCCGCATGTCCACCCTGGACGGCGCGAAGTCCCTGGGACTCGAGGCAGAGATTGGCACGGTGGAGCCGGGGAAACGTGCCGACCTGGTCCTGCTCGAGGCCGACCCACGGGTGGACATCCGGAACACGCGACGCCTGGCCGTGATTGTTCAGCGGGGCGAAATCCGACGGGCGGCTGACCCGCGCTCGCGCTGA
- a CDS encoding sigma-70 family RNA polymerase sigma factor produces the protein MSAPADAEWERVLATWGPALVRLARAYTSTAVDADDLMQEISFALWKALPGFRHDCAERTFVYRVAHNRASSWRRTHGRHQRDEVLDDQLVDPAPWADDQVHARVRADRLRHAVSRLPRSLQQVVVLRLEGLHDAEIGEIVGITEGNVAVRLTRARQMLRNQLGGDPT, from the coding sequence ATGTCGGCGCCGGCGGACGCCGAATGGGAACGGGTCCTCGCCACCTGGGGGCCGGCCCTGGTACGCCTGGCCAGGGCCTACACGTCAACAGCAGTTGATGCCGACGACCTCATGCAGGAGATCTCGTTTGCCCTGTGGAAGGCGCTCCCCGGCTTTCGCCATGACTGTGCCGAGCGGACGTTCGTCTATCGGGTCGCGCACAATCGGGCGAGCAGCTGGCGCCGCACGCATGGGCGCCACCAACGCGACGAGGTGCTGGACGACCAGCTCGTGGATCCCGCCCCGTGGGCCGACGACCAGGTACACGCCCGGGTGCGGGCCGACCGCCTGCGACACGCCGTGAGCCGGCTGCCGAGGTCGCTGCAACAAGTGGTGGTGCTCCGGCTCGAGGGACTGCACGACGCCGAGATCGGCGAGATTGTGGGAATCACCGAGGGCAATGTCGCCGTCCGGCTCACCCGGGCGCGCCAGATGCTGCGGAACCAACTGGGGGGCGACCCGACATGA
- a CDS encoding HD domain-containing protein: MRKSAPHPTLTTPEHAPETVAVGDVLAALSHALDLTEGQPLGHSVRSCLIGMRLGEAVGLGAEALGDLYHALLLKDAGCSSNAARIASLFGSDDQVVKPRMKVVDWDDRMQLALATWRHSGMRQSLGARVRHFVTIARQESMTRDLITTRCERGAEIARRLGFSAATQSAIRSLDEHWNGGGYPDGLAGEAIPQLARILNIAQTIEVYWGTEGPAGVDAMLQDRRGSWFDPALVDVARDQLRDPWFWQQVADPEVTALVASIDPLPAARTLGESGLDAVAEAFAEIIDAKSPFTFRHSSGVARYAVVIGEQMGLDAEAKVRLRRAGLLHDIGKLGVSNRILDKNGPLDAAERTAIEQHPLFTWEILRRVTCFADFARQAAQHHERLDGTGYPWGIGADELDLPSRILAVADTYEAVTASRPYRPGMSVDEALAVLEARKWRHLDPQAIEALASVVTRPEGQDL, encoded by the coding sequence ATGCGTAAGAGCGCGCCCCACCCGACCCTGACCACCCCCGAACACGCCCCGGAGACCGTGGCGGTCGGAGACGTGCTCGCGGCCCTCTCCCACGCGCTCGACCTCACCGAGGGGCAACCGCTGGGTCACTCGGTCCGCTCCTGCCTCATCGGCATGCGGCTCGGCGAGGCGGTGGGACTCGGCGCCGAGGCCCTCGGTGACCTGTACCACGCCTTGTTGCTGAAGGACGCCGGCTGCTCCAGCAACGCGGCGCGGATCGCTTCGTTGTTCGGGTCCGACGACCAGGTCGTGAAGCCGCGGATGAAGGTCGTGGACTGGGATGATCGCATGCAGCTGGCACTGGCGACCTGGCGCCACAGCGGGATGCGCCAGTCGTTAGGTGCCCGGGTGCGGCACTTCGTCACGATTGCGCGGCAGGAGTCAATGACCCGCGACCTCATTACCACGCGCTGTGAGCGTGGGGCGGAGATCGCGCGGCGGCTGGGTTTTTCTGCGGCGACGCAGTCGGCCATCCGGTCGCTGGACGAACACTGGAACGGTGGCGGGTATCCCGACGGACTCGCCGGCGAGGCCATTCCGCAGCTCGCGCGCATCCTCAACATCGCGCAGACCATTGAGGTGTACTGGGGGACCGAGGGGCCTGCGGGCGTGGATGCGATGCTGCAGGATCGCCGCGGCTCGTGGTTCGATCCCGCGCTGGTGGACGTCGCGCGCGACCAGCTGCGCGATCCCTGGTTCTGGCAGCAGGTCGCCGATCCGGAGGTCACGGCCCTGGTTGCCTCGATCGATCCGTTGCCGGCGGCGCGAACCTTGGGCGAGTCCGGACTCGACGCGGTAGCCGAGGCCTTTGCGGAGATCATTGACGCGAAATCCCCGTTCACCTTCCGGCATTCGTCCGGGGTGGCGCGGTATGCCGTGGTGATTGGCGAGCAGATGGGGCTGGATGCGGAGGCGAAGGTCCGGCTGCGACGGGCCGGCCTGCTGCACGATATCGGGAAGCTGGGGGTGTCCAACCGGATCCTCGACAAGAACGGCCCCCTGGATGCCGCCGAGCGCACGGCCATTGAGCAACACCCGCTGTTTACGTGGGAGATCCTGCGCCGGGTCACCTGCTTTGCCGACTTTGCCCGGCAGGCGGCCCAGCATCACGAGCGCCTGGACGGGACGGGGTACCCCTGGGGGATTGGTGCAGACGAGCTCGACCTGCCGTCGCGCATCCTGGCCGTGGCCGACACCTATGAGGCCGTCACGGCGAGTCGGCCCTATCGTCCGGGGATGAGCGTGGACGAGGCGCTGGCCGTCCTCGAGGCTCGCAAGTGGCGGCACCTGGACCCGCAGGCCATCGAGGCCCTGGCCTCCGTCGTGACCCGCCCGGAAGGCCAGGACCTCTGA
- a CDS encoding carboxypeptidase regulatory-like domain-containing protein yields the protein MSLRTRLAALAFVLIAPAAVNAQRVRGVVIESDGTTPAAHVALLLVDSAGALTARGQTGGSGSFELVAPAPGSYRLRALRVGFAPTVSELLVLGPEEVRTVRITLAGQRVTLPAVQVTDRAACGSTRGTGGTLLDVWDQARAALQGASQARGDGIAATTRVAWMRSQPLLNDSAAQTWFDQPRESSVEAFRSRSAGELVREGFMTSAGDSVEFHAPDAQVLLDPEFAAWYCFGLVAPPEDHRDWLGLSLRAQGAVEGRVTIEGTLWLTRAGALQHFEYRYAGMDKVYDDAEPGGRVDFMQLPTGQWIVSRWMLRMGEALTEVRRQSVGRNESRWRRTRLVRIVERGAWVSRVQLADGQFVEPNRSVVRLMLAAPDQGVEQLAGTDVSIPEDAFTAQASETGSVLLEAIGPGQHRVLLRTPLMRDLGLAPETTSVALLPSVLELRLPVPTLATLRQRICPANPRDAVAAGLLPAGTAGPLVVRRAQDATGAGVPVVVDSAGRWHACGLSRNVSYLLAGGTNTAAATRFRIPRTVDLALVGVRGGPSLDVAATLAPAPTIEGDGARLVVRAFAARDSSPLLDAQAVLDDSLLVRPAANGDLRYRALAPGDHLLTVRRLGHSPSIQTVTVALGEPLEMQVYLERLPQLMSEVVVRGRTLRVPTKFVDVLRRTASGWGMVFSREDFQNATDVKNVLWRVPGVRASDNGITFQRCAGELPGNLLAQAQGGEAVTSTTASTVGDTPSTSKVQVYIDGVRVTAMAPDRGSDPITTALKMVPVRDIEFMEVYRGTAQIPVEFVNDACAVIAIWTRAY from the coding sequence ATGTCCCTGCGCACGAGGCTGGCCGCGCTGGCGTTCGTCCTGATTGCGCCCGCCGCCGTCAACGCGCAACGCGTGCGCGGGGTCGTGATCGAGTCGGATGGGACGACGCCGGCGGCCCATGTCGCCCTCCTCCTCGTGGACAGCGCGGGAGCCCTTACCGCGCGCGGACAAACTGGTGGAAGCGGGAGCTTCGAGCTCGTCGCCCCCGCCCCGGGGTCGTATCGGCTGCGCGCCTTGCGTGTGGGCTTTGCGCCGACGGTCTCGGAGCTGTTGGTCCTCGGCCCCGAGGAGGTGCGCACCGTGCGGATCACGCTCGCCGGCCAGCGCGTGACCCTGCCGGCTGTGCAGGTGACCGATCGGGCGGCCTGCGGTAGCACACGCGGTACTGGCGGGACGCTGCTCGATGTGTGGGACCAGGCCCGCGCCGCGCTCCAGGGGGCGAGCCAGGCGCGAGGTGATGGCATAGCGGCGACCACGCGAGTGGCTTGGATGCGCTCCCAGCCGCTGCTCAACGACAGCGCCGCCCAGACCTGGTTCGACCAACCGCGTGAAAGCAGCGTCGAAGCCTTTCGGAGCCGCAGTGCCGGGGAGCTCGTCCGTGAAGGATTCATGACGAGCGCGGGCGACTCGGTCGAGTTCCACGCCCCGGACGCCCAGGTCCTGCTCGATCCGGAGTTTGCAGCGTGGTATTGCTTCGGGCTGGTGGCACCGCCGGAGGACCATCGCGATTGGCTGGGGCTTTCGCTACGGGCCCAGGGTGCGGTCGAAGGTCGGGTCACGATCGAGGGGACGCTCTGGCTCACGCGGGCCGGGGCCTTGCAACACTTCGAATACCGCTATGCCGGGATGGACAAGGTGTACGACGATGCCGAGCCGGGTGGCCGCGTCGACTTCATGCAGCTGCCCACCGGGCAGTGGATCGTCTCGCGTTGGATGCTGCGGATGGGCGAGGCCCTCACGGAAGTACGACGCCAAAGCGTGGGTCGCAACGAGAGTCGGTGGCGGCGCACGCGACTCGTCCGCATCGTGGAACGCGGCGCGTGGGTGAGTCGAGTGCAGCTGGCCGACGGACAGTTCGTGGAGCCGAACCGCAGCGTTGTGCGACTCATGCTCGCAGCTCCTGACCAGGGTGTCGAACAACTGGCGGGCACCGACGTCTCGATTCCGGAGGACGCCTTCACTGCCCAAGCGTCCGAAACAGGGAGCGTCCTGCTCGAGGCGATCGGTCCCGGGCAGCATCGCGTCCTGCTCCGCACCCCACTGATGCGTGACCTCGGGTTGGCACCAGAGACGACGTCGGTTGCGCTCCTTCCCTCTGTCCTTGAGCTGCGCCTCCCGGTCCCGACGCTCGCAACCCTCAGGCAGCGGATCTGCCCGGCCAATCCGCGCGATGCGGTGGCGGCGGGGCTGCTGCCCGCGGGGACCGCTGGTCCCTTGGTGGTCCGGCGTGCACAGGACGCGACGGGGGCCGGTGTGCCGGTTGTGGTCGACAGTGCGGGTCGTTGGCACGCGTGTGGCCTGTCCAGGAATGTGAGTTATCTCCTGGCCGGGGGCACGAACACGGCTGCTGCCACGCGATTCCGGATTCCGCGAACGGTTGACCTGGCGCTGGTAGGCGTGCGCGGCGGACCTTCACTGGACGTCGCCGCGACCCTTGCTCCCGCGCCAACCATCGAGGGTGATGGCGCTCGCCTGGTGGTCCGTGCGTTCGCGGCACGCGACTCGAGCCCCTTGCTTGATGCGCAAGCGGTGCTCGATGACTCGTTGCTCGTGCGTCCAGCGGCCAACGGCGATTTGCGTTATCGCGCCTTGGCGCCCGGCGATCACCTCCTCACCGTGCGTCGACTCGGCCACTCCCCCTCGATCCAGACCGTGACGGTGGCGCTTGGCGAGCCGCTCGAGATGCAGGTGTACCTCGAGCGGTTGCCCCAGCTCATGTCGGAGGTGGTGGTGCGGGGGCGAACGCTTCGCGTGCCGACGAAGTTTGTGGACGTGCTCCGACGCACGGCGTCCGGGTGGGGTATGGTCTTTTCGCGCGAGGACTTCCAGAACGCCACCGATGTGAAGAATGTGTTGTGGAGAGTGCCGGGCGTCAGGGCCAGCGACAACGGCATCACGTTCCAGCGGTGTGCCGGCGAATTGCCCGGGAACCTCCTCGCACAGGCTCAGGGTGGCGAGGCGGTGACGAGCACGACGGCGAGCACGGTGGGCGACACGCCGAGCACCTCCAAGGTGCAGGTGTATATCGATGGCGTGCGGGTGACGGCGATGGCCCCGGATCGGGGGAGCGATCCCATCACCACGGCGCTCAAGATGGTGCCGGTCCGCGACATCGAGTTCATGGAGGTCTACCGGGGGACGGCGCAGATCCCGGTGGAGTTCGTGAACGATGCCTGTGCGGTGATCGCCATCTGGACCCGGGCCTACTGA
- a CDS encoding DUF485 domain-containing protein, translating to MTDRHERLRLLAARRFRLALALTGAMIAIYFGFILAIAFNKELMGSLVRPGLSLGILAGALVIVASWLLTLVYVRWTNTHYDHAIKELSR from the coding sequence GTGACCGATCGACACGAACGCCTGCGGCTGCTTGCCGCACGCCGCTTTCGCCTGGCCCTGGCGCTCACCGGCGCGATGATCGCGATCTACTTCGGGTTCATCCTGGCCATTGCCTTCAACAAGGAACTGATGGGGTCGCTCGTGCGCCCCGGGCTCTCGCTGGGCATCCTGGCCGGCGCGCTGGTCATCGTGGCGTCGTGGCTCTTGACGCTGGTGTATGTCCGCTGGACGAACACGCACTATGACCACGCCATCAAGGAGCTGTCGCGATGA